One part of the Suncus etruscus isolate mSunEtr1 chromosome 2, mSunEtr1.pri.cur, whole genome shotgun sequence genome encodes these proteins:
- the LOC126001387 gene encoding olfactory receptor 11H7-like, giving the protein MNKSGESTVTQFILLGFPGTWKMQITLFSIIFSVYILTLTGNIAIISAVRCDHRLHTPMYMLLANFSFLEIWYVTCTVPNMLFNFLSETKTISFSGCFTQFYFFFSLGTTECLFLCVMAYDRYLAICHPLHYTSIMTGQLCIILVTFCWFTGFLGHLIPISFISQLPFCGPNIIDHFLCDVEPLMALSCASKPIIEDVFHSVSSLFIIFTCLYILGSYILVLRAVLQVPSSTGRQKAFSTCGSHLVVVALFYGTIMVMYVSPKSDNSVAMHKIITLIYSVVTPALNPFIYSIRNKDMKLALHKVFCGMVIHQTS; this is encoded by the coding sequence ATGAATAAGTCAGGGGAATCTACTGTGACACAATTTATCTTATTGGGCTTTCCTGGTACGTGGAAAATGCAAATCACactcttttcaattattttttctgtctaCATATTGACTCTGACTGGTAACATAGCCATCATTTCTGCAGTGAGGTGTGACCATCGACTCCATACCCCTATGTACATGCTTCTAGCCAACTTTTCTTTCCTAGAAATCTGGTATGTGACCTGCACAGTTCCTAACATGCTGTTCAATTTTCTTTCAGAAACCAAAACCATCTCTTTCTCTGGTTGCTTCACTcagttctatttcttcttttccctgGGTACAACTGAATGTTTATTTCTCTGTGTTATGGCTTATGATCGCTATCTAGCCATCTGTCATCCACTGCACTATACATCCATCATGACAGGGCAGCTCTGTATTATCCTGGTGACTTTTTGTTGGTTCACTGGATTCCTTGGACATTTAATTCCtatttccttcatttctcaaCTACCTTTTTGTGGTCCCAACATCATTGATCACTTTTTATGTGATGTGGAACCACTGATGGCATTGTCCTGTGCCTCCAAACCAATCATAGAGGATGTATTCCATTCTGTGAGCTCTCTTTTCATCATTTTCACCTGCTTGTACATCCTTGGGTCCTATATCTTAGTGCTTCGAGCTGTGCTTCAAGTTCCTTCTTCAACCGGAAGGCAAAAGGCATTCTCTACCTGTGGATCACACTTAGTTGTGGTGGCTCTGTTCTACGGAACCATAATGGTAATGTATGTAAGTCCCAAATCTGATAATTCAGTTGCTATGCATAAGATCATCACACTGATATACTCTGTTGTGACACCAGCTTTAAACCCCTTCATCTACAGCATACGCAACAAAGATATGAAATTGGCCCTCCATAAAGTCTTTTGTGGAATGGTAATTCACCAAACTTCATAA
- the LOC126001759 gene encoding olfactory receptor 11H6 → MFTSLFSLTAFGSQNLTMHFVTEFVLLGFPNRKKNFFFSLILVIYLLTLLGNGAIVCAVKWDKKLHSPMYILLGNFAFLEIWYVSSTVPNMLVNILSETKTISFTGCFLQFYFFFSLGTTECFFLSVMAYDRYLAICRPLHYPSIMTGKFCVILVCICWVSGFLCYPIPIALIAQLPFCGPNIIDHIVCDPGPLFALACIKAPSTELICYTFNSMIIFGPFLSILGSYTLVLRAVFRVPSGVGRTKAFSTCGSHLTVVSLFYGTLMVMYVSPSSGNPAGMQKIVTLIYSAVTPLLNPLIYSLRNKDMKDALKKVLGLKVNQS, encoded by the coding sequence atgttcactAGCTTGTTTTCTTTAACAGCTTTCGGATCCCAGAATTTAACAATGCATTTTGTGACTGAGTTTGTTCTCCTGGGTTTTCCtaatagaaaaaagaatttcttcttctctttAATCCTGGTCATCTATCTCTTGACCCTTTTGGGGAATGGGGCTATTGTCTGTGCGGTAAAATGGGACAAGAAGCTTCACTCGCCCATGTACATCCTCTTGGGAAATTTTGCCTTCCTAGAAATCTGGTATGTTTCCTCGACTGTCCCTAATATGTTGGTCAACATCCTCTCTGAAACCAAGACCATCTCTTTTACTGGCTGCTTCCtccaattctatttctttttttcattgggTACAACAGAGTGTTTCTTCTTATCCGTTATGGCTTATGATCGGTACCTGGCCATCTGTCGCCCACTACATTACCCATCCATCATGACTGGAAAGTTCTGTGTAATCCTAGTTTGTATCTGCTGGGTTAGTGGATTTCTCTGCTATCCAATACCCATTGCCCTTATCGCTCAACTTCCCTTTTGTGGACCCAACATCATAGACCACATTGTGTGCGACCCAGGCCCATTGTTTGCTCTGGCCTGCATCAAGGCTCCTTCCACTGAGCTCATCTGTTACACCTTCAACTCAATGATTATCTTTGGACCATTTCTCTCCATCTTAGGATCTTACACTCTGGTACTAAGAGCTGTGTTTCGTGTTCCCTCTGGTGTTGGTCGAACTAAAGCGTTCTCTACCTGTGGGTCCCACCTAACAGTGGTGTCTCTATTCTATGGAACGCTTATGGTGATGTATGTGAGCCCATCATCAGGGAACCCAGCAGGAATGCAGAAGATCGTCACTTTGATATACTCAGCAGTCACTCCACTGTTAAATCCCCTTATCTATAGTCTTCGAAACAAAGATATGAAAGATGCTCTAAAGAAAGTTCTGGGATTAAAAGTCAACCAAAGCTGA
- the LOC126001451 gene encoding olfactory receptor 11G2-like gives MKISNSSNIITDFILLGFPCTKEGQILLFLLFLIIYILTLMGNGSIVCAVRWDQRLHTPMYILLANFSFLEIWYVTSTVPNMLANFLSDTKVISFSGCFLQFYFFFSLGSTECFFLAIMAFDRYLAICRPLHYPTIMTRRLCTNLVIGCWVLGFLWFLVPIIFISQMSFCGSRIIDHFLCDPGPLLALTCKKAPIIELVFSTLSPLPLIIPFLFIMGSYALVLQAVLRVPSAAGRRKAFSTCGSHLAVVSLFYGSVLVMYGSPTSEHDAGTQKIVTLFYSVVTPLLNPVIYSLRNKDMKRALQKFLGI, from the coding sequence ATGAAAATCTCCAACAGTTCCAATATCATCACTGACTTCATCCTCTTGGGTTTCCCTTGCACCAAGGAAGGACAAATCCTCCTCTTTCTGCTCTTCTTAATCATCTACATCCTGACCCTGATGGGCAATGGCTCCATCGTCTGTGCTGTACGCTGGGATCAAAGACTCCACACCCCCATGTACATCCTGCTTGCCAACTTCTCCTTCCTGGAGATCTGGTATGTCACCTCCACAGTTCCCAACATGTTGGCCAACTTCCTCTCTGACACCAAGGTCATCTCCTTCTCTGGCTGCTTTCtccaattttactttttcttctccttggGTTCTACAGAATGCTTTTTCTTGGCTATTATGGCATTTGATCGATACCTTGCTATCTGCCGGCCTCTGCACTACCCAACTATTATGACAAGACGTCTATGTACCAATCTTGTGATTGGCTGCTGGGTGCTTGGTTTCCTCTGGTTCTTGGTTCCTATCATCTTCATCTCCCAAATGTCCTTCTGTGGATCCAGAATTATTGACCACTTCCTCTGTGACCCAGGCCCACTTCTAGCactcacttgcaaaaaagctccTATAATAGAGCTTGTCTTCTCCACTTTAAGTCCTTTACCCCTCATTATTCCCTTTCTGTTCATCATGGGATCGTATGCTTTGGTTTTACAAGCTGTATTGAGGGTTCCTTCCGCAGCTGGGAGAAGAAAGGCCTTCTCCACTTGTGGTTCTCATCTGGCTGTGGTTTCGCTGTTTTATGGTTCAGTGCTGGTTATGTATGGGAGCCCAACATCTGAACATGATGCTGGAACCCAGAAGATTGTAACTCTGTTTTATTCTGTTGTGACCCCACTCCTTAACCCTGTGATATATAGTCTCAGGAATAAAGATATGAAAAGGGCCCTACAGAAATTTCTAGGAATATAA